Within the Streptomyces vilmorinianum genome, the region CGCCGGCACCGACGACCACGGCCGCGCAGAGGGTGGTCGCGATCCGGAGCTTGCGGCTCCGCGGGTTTCGCTGGGGCGCCATGCGAGCCTCCTCGCGGGAATTCCCCTGATCACCAGGGTCACCCCGGGGGCGTGCGCCCGCTACTTCGGGGGCAGCGGGCGCACGGAGCGGAGGCCGGTACGTCAGCCGCCGAGCTTGTCCGGGTCCATGACCTGGTCCGCCGGCGGCGCGGTGACCGTGACCGGCTTGTTGAAGTCGGAGAAGACGAGGGTGCCCGGCTCGTCGCCGCCCACCTCGACCGTCTTGAGGACGTAGGGCTCGCCCTCCTTGGCGACGTACATGGTGAGCGTCTCGCCGTTGCTCTTCTTCTTGGTCAGGGTGACGGCGGGCTGACCGTTGACGTCGGCGTCGGCGCCCTTGGTCATGCCCTTGCGGTCCGCCCGGTCCTTGTCCATCTCCTTGACCATCTTGTCGAGGTCGCAGAGGTCGGCCAGTTCGCCCGCGTTCTTGTCGGTCATCTTCATCCAGCGGCCCTTGAAGAGCTCGGCCATGGCCTTCCCCTCCTCGGCGGAGGCGCCCTCCTCGCCGGCGGAGACCTGCCAGAACTTCTCGTCGCCCTTCATGTACATGATGCCGTCGGCCCGGAGGAGGTCCGCGGTGGCCTCCTTGATGCCGATCTTGCCGGTGCAGGCGCCCTTGCTGTCGAGGGCGAGGTCGATCGTCATGCTCTGGCCGTCGGCCTTGCCGTTGCCGACCATGTGGAGCGAGGTCGCGCCCTCGGTGGCCTTCACGGCCTTGTCGGCGATCTCGTCGGCGGTCAGCCCCGCGAACGGGTCGGCGGGCTTGGTGGGGGTCGGCGCGGCAGAGGGCGTGCTCTTGTCGGCCTTGGCGCCGCCGTCGTCAGCCTTCTTGCCGCAGCCGGTCACGCCGACCGCCGTCGCCGCGCAGACCAGCGCCACGGCCCAGAGCTTGGGGTTGACCGTCATCTTGCTCTCCACTCTCACAGGTTCTCTTTACCGCGGCCTTACCGACTGTCGAGCGGTCCGAAAGGTTGCGTCGGGCGGGCGGGTGACCTGTCCCACATCGGCCATGGCAGCCGCGGCGGGCACGGTGGTCCCGGCTCACTCCACGATGTGGCGGCCCTCCGGCTGCGCGCTGCACGAGGCCCGGAAGGTGCAGTGGGTGCAGTGCTGGCCGGTGGTGGGGGTGAAGCGCTCGTCGAGGACCCGGCCGGCCGCGGTCGCGAGCAGGTCGCCGACCCACTCGCCCGCCAGGGGTTCCTGCGCCTGGATCTTCGGCAGCGCGTCCCCGCCCTCCTTCTTGGGGGCGGGCTGGCGCAGCTGTACGAGTTCGGCGCCGCCGGGTTCGGGGCGGCGGCCGTCGAAGACCTCGTCGAGGGCTCCTTCGCGTACCGCGAGCTGGTAGACGGCGAGCTGGGGGTGGTGGGCGACCTCGTCCCTGGTCGGGGCGGACTTGCCGGTCTTGAAGTCGACGACGTAGGCGCGGCCCTGCTCGTCGGTCTCGACGCGGTCCATGGAGCCGCGGATACGGACCTCGTACGCGCCGGCTTCGAGGGTGACGTCGAAGTCGTGCTCGGTGGCGGCGGGGGTACGGCCGCCGCGGTCCATGACGTGCCAGCGCAGGAAGCGTTCCAGCGCCACGCGCGCGTGCTCCTTCTCCTGCGCGGACTTCCAGGGGGCGTCGAAGGCGAGCGCGTCCCAGACGGAGTCGAGGCGGGCCATGAGGACGTCGAGGTCGGCGGGGGTACGGCCGGAGGCGACCTCGTCGGCGAGGACGTGGACGACGTTCCCGAAGCCCTGGGCGGCGGTGGCGGGGGCGGCGGCCTTGACCTCGCGGCCGAGGAACCACTGGAGGGCGCAGGTGTTGGCGAGCTGGTCGAGGGCGGAGCCGGAGAGGGCGACGGGGTGGTCGCGGTCGCGGAGCGGGACCTGGCTGCGGGTGGGCTCGAACAGGCCCCACCAGCGGTCCGGGTGGGCGGCCGGGACCAGTGGCTGGCCCTCGTCGTCGGTGAGCGCGGCGAGCTGGGCGAGGCGCTGGGCGGCGGCGTCGCGGAGCGCGTCGGAGGCGGCGGGGTCGACGGTGGTGGCGCGCAGTTCGGCGACGAGGGCGGCGACGGCGAGGGGGCGGCGGGGGCGGCCGGGGACGTCCTTGGGCTCGGTGCCGAGTTCGGTGAGGAAGCGGGAGGGCTGGTCGCCGTCGTCGGCGGGGGCCTTGACGGCGGTGACGACGAGTCGGTGGCGGGCGCGGGTGGCGGCGACGTAGAAGAGGCGGCGCTCCTCGGCGAGGAGGGCGCCGGGGGTGAGGGGTTCGGCGAGTCCGTCGCGGCCGATGCGGTCGGCTTCGAGGAGGGAGCCGCGGCGGCGCAGGTCGGGCCAGAGGCCTTCCTGGACGCCGGCGACGACGACGAGGCCCCATTCGAGGCCCTTGGAGCGGTGGGCGGTCATGAGGCGGACGGCGTCGGGGCGGGTCTGGCGCTTGGAAAGGGTGTCGGCGGCGATGTCCTGGGCGTCGAGCTCTTCGAGGAAGTTGAGCGCGCCGCGGCCGCCGACGCGGTCCTCGGCGCGGGCGGCGGTCTCGAAAAGGGCGCAGACGGCGTCGAGGTCGCGGTCGGCGTTGCGGCCGGCCGCGCCGCCGCGGAGCGCGGCGCGCTCGAGCCGGCCGGGCCAGGGGGTGCCGTCCCAGAGCAGCCAGAGGGCCTCTTCGGCGGTGCCGCCGGCGGCGAGCCGTGCGCGGGCCTGCCGGAGCAGCTCACCGAGCCGCCTGGCGCCGCGGGCGTACGACTGGTCATGGGCGGCGAGCCGCTCGGGCTCGGCGAGAGCCCGTGCGAGCAGAACGTCGGACGGCGGCGGCACCTTGTTCCCCCCGGCCCGCTCCTCGTCCCGCAGGGCCCGCCCGAGCCGCCGGAGGTCGGCGGGGTCCATCCCGGCGAGGGGCGACGCGAGAAGGCTGAGCGCGGTATCGACATCGAGCCAGGCCCCTCCGACGCCGACGCCGTCGGCAGACGCGGGGGCAGCCCCCCGGGCCCTCATCTCGTCCCCTCCGGGGACGGAGCCATCGACGCCCGCCGCGTGGCCATCAGCGTCCACGTCGGCGGACGAGGCCAGCTGCGCGGCATCCGGCTCCTGGCCGCCGCCAGACCCGTCGGCAGACGCGGGGACGGAGCCATCGACCCCCGCCACGGGCCCAGGGCTTCGCCCGGGCACACCGGAACCACCCAGGGGCACGTCTCCGCCCGCGGCCTGGCCGTCAGCGCCCACATCGGCGGACGAGGCCGGCTGCGCGGCATCCGGCTGCTCCTGGTCGCCGGCAGACGCCCCGGCCTCCTGGCCGCCCGCAGGCACGTCGGGCGACGCGGACGAGGTCTCCCCGGGGGCCTTCGCCGCATCGGCGGGCACGACCGGCTGCCCTTGGCCGCCGGGAGGTCCGTCGGTTTGCACGTCGGGCGGCGCGGCCCGGAACTCCCCCGCGTCAGCGGGTGTCGCCGCCGCGCGGAGGGCGAGGAGGAGAGGGGCGACCGCCGGTTCGTGGCGGAGGGGGGTGTCGGTGGTGTCGGTTTCCAGGGGGACGCCGGCCGAGGTCAGGGCGCGGCGGAGGGAGGGGACGGAGGACGTGGCGCGGACCAGGACCGCCATGTCGTGCCAGGGGACGCCGTCCTCCAGGTGGGCCCGGCGCAGCAGGTCGGCGATGTTGTCGGTCTCGGTGGACGCGGTCGGGTAGGTGTACACCTCCAGCCGGCCGCCCCCGCGCACCGCCGCCAGGTCCCGGTGGGCGCGGACCTTGTCGGCGGGCAGCCGGGGCAGCGGCATGCGCCGGGTGAGTTCGCGGGTCGCCGCGAGCAGGCCCGCGCCGGAGCGGCGGGAGGCCGTCAGGACGCGGACCTCCGCCGGCCTGCCGTCCACCCCCACGAACGTGTCGGGGAAGTCGAGGATGCCGTTGACGTCGGCGCCCCGGAACGCGTAGATCGACTGGTCCGGGTCGCCGAAGGCGACCACCGTGCTCCCGCCCGTCGCCCGACCACCGCCCCCCACGGACGCCCTTCCGGCGGCCCCTGTCGAATGGCCCGCCAGCGCGCGCAGCAGCCGTACCTGCGCCGGGTCCGTGTCCTGGTACTCGTCCACGAAGACCGCGTCGTAGTCGGGCAGCGTCACGCGCTCCGACAGCAGCACGGCCCGGTGCACCAGCTCCGTGTAGTCGAGGACCCCCTGCAGGTCCAGGACGTCCAGGTACTCCGCCAGGAACCCGGCCGCCGCCTTCCAGTCCGGCCGCCCCACCCGCTGGGCGAACTCCGCCAGCGCCCGCGGCCCGAGCCCCAGCTCCCGCGAGCGCGCGAGGACGGCCCGTACCTCGTCGGCGAAGCCCCGCGTCGTCAGGCAGGCCCGCAGCTCGTCGGGCCAGCGGATCCCCGCGAGACCCGACTTCTCCAGGTCGAGCTGGCCCGCCAGCAGCTCCCGTACGAACAGGTCCTGCTCCGGTCCGGACAGCAGCCGCAGCGGCTCCGCGAACAGCTCGGCGTCCTGGTGTGCGCGGATCAGGGCGTAGCAGTACGAGTGGAAGGTGGTCGCCTGCGGGGGCCGCGAACCTCCCAGCCGCGCCGCCATCCGGTCGCGCAGCTCCACGGCCGCCTTGCGGCTGAAGGTGAGGACCAGGATCCGCTCCGGGTCCGCCCCCTTCTCGACGCGGGCCGCCACCGCCTCCACCAGCGTCGTCGTCTTCCCGGTGCCCGGTCCGGCAAGGACGAGCAGCGGTCCGCCCGCGTGGTCAACCACTTCCCGCTGCGCTGCGTCAAGGACAGGGGGATCCACCCGGGCCGGGGCGGTACGCAGCAGTCGGTACGCGCCCGTGGTCCGCCCCTGGTACGGCGTACGCCGGGTGGTGGAGGAGGAACTCACGTGGATCGACCGGTCCTGAGCGAAGAGGTGGAGAGGCGGAGAGGTGTACGGGGCGAACGACGACGTTACGGGAAACGGAGGGCACCCGAGTCGTACTCCGTACGGGGCTCCGTACCGTCATCGGGCCGCCCGGCCCCTCCCACCATGGGCAAAGCTGTCACGTGTGAGTTCCCGCACGCGGACCCCCGTCCGCGCCCGCGCCGTCCGCGCCCGCGCCGTCCCACCGCGCCCGCCGCATGTCGAGCTTCGGCACGTGCCCCTCCGCCGTGCGCCCCGCCTCGCGCAGCGGAGTGCCCTCCTCGCGGTAGTGGCCGAGGGCGCGCAGCTCGTGGCCGGGCAGCAGCGTGCCGTCGGCGCGCACCACGCGCCACCACGGCACGGCACCCCCGTACAGGGCCATCACCCGGCCGACCTGGCGCGGCCCTCCCTCGCCCAGCCACTCGGCCACGTCGCCGTAGGTCATCACCCGGCCCGCCGGGATCAGCTCCGCGACCTCAAGGACCCGCTCCGCGTACTCCGGAAGCTCCTCCACGCTCATCCGCCCCATCCTGCCTCACCCCACCGACAACGCCCTGATGCCTCCTTCGGGCGTTGCTTCGTGCCACCATCGTCCGGGCGGTGACTGGTGATACGAGATCAAGAGCGACAAGAAGACCAAGAAGAACAACAATTCGAACAAGGCAATGAGTGCGCGGCACGCGTGGTACGCGCTGCACAGGCAGAGACGGACATGGTGATGGGGCACGACGCTCAGCCTCCTGAGGAGGAGGCGCACCCCGGCATGCCCGCCGCCGACGGAGAGCCCAACGAGCGCGTCTCCCAGGACGAGCCCCTGCTCGCCGCCCGCGTGCACCGGCCCTCGGACCTGATGCGGCTGCTCGTCGGCGTGCTCGCGATCGGCCTCGTCATCGCCATCGCCGCCTTCGCCCACGGCACCACCTCCGGCCTCGAGCAGGACATCAACAAGGGCGCCGGCGGCGCCCCCGACGTCTTCGTCAAGATCGCCGGCCTGGTCTCCAGCATCGCCGTCCTGCTCGTGCCGGTCGCCTTCGCCATCGAGCGGCTCATCAAACGCGACGGCCTGCGGATCGCCGACGGCGTCCTCGCCGCCGTCCTCGCCCACGGCGTCACCCTCGCCACCGACCTCTGGGTCGCCAAGGCCGCGCCCGGCACCATCCAGGACGCGCTGACCCAGCCGGCCTCCGGGGGCGGTCTCACCGACCCGGTCCACAACTACCTCGCCCCCGTCATCGCGTACATGACGGCGGTCGGCATGGCCCGCAGGCCACGCTGGCGGCTGGGCCTGTGGACGGTGCTGCTGCTCGACGCGTTCACCATGCTGGTCGCCGGGTACACCACCGCGTTCTCGATCATCCTGACCGTACTGATCGGCTGGACCGTCGCGTACGGAACGCTGTACGCGGTCGGCTCCCCCAACGTCCGCCCCACCGGCCAGACCCTCCTCGCGGGCCTGCGCAGGGTCGGCTTCCGGCCGGTCACGGCGCTGCGCGCCGAGGGCGCCGGGGTGCCCGACTCGGCCGACAGCGGGGACCGCGGCCGCCGGTACATCGTCACGCTGGAGGACGGGCCTCCGCTCGATGTCACGGTCGTGGACCGCGAGCAGCAGGCGCACGGCTTCTTCTACCGCGTCTGGCGCCGGATCACGCTGCGGGCCATCACCACCCGCCGCTCGATCGTCTCCCTGCGCCAGGCCCTGGAGCAGGAGGCCCTCCTCGCGTACGCGGCGATCGCCGCCGGGGCCAACGCGCCGAAGCTGATCGCCACCTCGGAGCTCGGCCCGGACGCCGTCATGCTCGTGTACGAGCACCTGGGCGGCCGGAGCCTGGACTCGCTGGAGGACGAGGAGATCACCGACGAGCTGGTGCGCAGCGCCTGGCGTCAGGTGCGGGCGCTGCAGTCGCGCCGGATCGCGCACCGGAGGCTCGCGGGGGACGCGATTCTGGTGGATCGTTCCGGCAAGGTGATCCTCACGGATCTGCGGGGCGGCGAGATCGCCGCGGGCGATCTGATCCTGCGGATGGACATCGCCCAGCTCCTCACCACCCTCGGTCTGCGGGTGGGCGCCCAGCGGGCGGTCGCCGCGGCCGTGGAGGTGCTCGGCCCGGACGCGATCGCGGACTGTCTCCCCCTCCTCCAGCCGATCGCGCTGAGCCGCTCCACGCGCGCGACGCTGCGGAAGATCGCGCGGGAGCGGTCGAAGCGGGAGCGCGAGGCCGTTCTCAAGGCCTCGGAGGCGGCGAAGCAGGCGCGGGTCGAGGCCCACGAGGGCGCGGACGTCTCGAAGGCCGGCGGGAAGGCTGCCCGCAAGTCCGACCGGAAGCTCGAGAAGGCGGAGAAGCAAGCCGAGAAGCGAGCGCTCGACGAGGCGCTCGACGACGCCCGCGAGGAGGATCTGCTGGCCCAGATCCGTCAGCAGGTGCTGTTGATCCGGCCGCAGGCACCGGTCGAACCGGTCCGTCTGGAGCGGATCAAGCCGCGCACGCTCATCAGTCTCATCGCCGGCGCCGTCGCCGCGTACTTCCTGCTCTCGCAGATCGCCCGCACGCCGATGTCCACGATCAGCCAGGCCGACTGGCGGTGGGTGGCGGCGGCCGTGCTGTTCTCGGCGCTCAGCTATGTCGCGGCCGCGATGAGCCTGCTCGGCTTCGTACCGGAGCGGGTGGGGTTCTGGCGGACCGTGATCGCGCAGGTCGCCGGGTCGTTCGTGAAGATCGTCGCCCCGGCGGCGGTCGGCGGTGTCGCGCTGAACACGCGCTTCCTCCAGCGCTCGGGAGTGCGGCCGGGGCTCGCGGTGGCGAGCGTCGGCGCCTCGCAGCTCTTCGGTCTGGGCGCGCACATCCTGCTGCTGCTCGCCTTCGGCTATCTGACGGGTACGGAGAAGTCGCAGTCGTTCACCCCGTCGAGGACGGTCATCGCCGGTCTGCTGACGGTGGCGGTCCTGGTCCTGGTGGTCACCGCGATCCCGTTCATGCGCAAGTTCGTCTCGACCCGGCTGCGCTCGCTCTTCGCGGGCGTCGTGCCGCGCATGCTGGACGTGCTCCAGCGGCCGCTGAAGCTGCTCACCGGCATCGGGGGCATGCTGCTCCTGACCGGTGTGTTCGTGCTCTGCCTGGACGCGTCGATCCGCGCGTTCGGCCACGAGAGCCAGGGGATCAGCTACGCGAGCGTGGCCGTCGTCTTCCTCGCGGGCAACGCGCTCGGCTCGGCTGCGCCGACCCCGGGCGGCGTCGGCGCGGTCGAGGGCGCGCTGACCTTCGGTCTGGTGGCGGTCGGCCTCCCGCTGGAGGTCGCGACCCCGGCGGTGCTGCTGTACCGGCTCCTGACGCTGTGGCTGCCGGTGCTGCCGGGATGGCTCTGCTTCAACTGGCTGACGAAGCGGGGGGCGCTCTAGCCGTCCGGCGGGAGCGGGGGCGACAGGGCGCGCACTGGCCGTCCGGCAGGAGCGGGAGGACAGGACGCGCTCTAGCCGTCCGGCGAGAGCGGGGGCGGGGGCGGACAGGGCGCGCACTGGCCGTCCGGCAGGAGAGGGACGACAGGGCGCCGCTCGGCACGAAGGCTCGGGCCGGTCGTGGGTGATCGCGCGGTTCCCCGCGCCCCCAGTGGGACGCTCCCCCGCCTGGCCCACTCGCCCGCGCGGGGGCGCCCCGGGCGGCCCACCATGGGCTCATGCCGATCTCCGCCGCGCAGCGCGCCGCCCTGCTCACCGCGACCACCGTGCTGCTCGCCGCCGGATGCGCCGGGTGTTCGGACGGCGGAGGCGAGGGCGGCGCCGCCGACTCCCCCACCGATCTCGCCGGGCTCGCCGCGCAGGAGCTGGAGTGGTCCGCCTGCCCGCCCCCGTCCGCCGCGGAGGGCGGCGGTACGGCGCCCTCGCCGCTGCCCGGCGGCGCCGCCTGGGAGTGCGCCTTCATGGACGCGCCGCTCGACTACGAGAAGCCCGGCGGCGAGACGATCGAGCTGGCCCTGATCCGCGCCCCGGCCCGCGACCAGAGCCGGCGGATCGGCTCCCTGATCTACAACTTCGGCGGTCCCGGTGGCTCCGGCATCACCGGTCTGCCGTCCTTCGCACCGGCGTACGAGAAGCTCCGCTCCCGCTACGACCTGGTCTCCTTCGACCCCCGGGGCGTCGGCCGCAGCGAGGACGTCGAGTGCGCGACCGACAAGGAACTGGACGCGTACTACGCCCTGGACTTCACCCCGGACGACGCCGCCGAGGAGCGGACCCTCTCCGACGCGCAGAAGAAGTACGCCGCCGGCTGCGAGAAGGACTCCGGCACGGTGCTCCCCCACGTCGGCACCAGCAACGCGGCCCGCGACCTGGATCTGATGCGCCAGGTCCTCGGCGACGACAAGCTCCACTACTTCGGCATCTCCTACGGCACGGAGCTCGGCGGCGTGTACGCCCACTTGTTCCCGGAGAAGGTCGGCCGGGCGCTCTTCGACGCGGTCGTCGACCCGAACTCCAGCACCGAGGACGGCGCTCTCGGCCAGGCCAGGGGCTTCCAGCTCGCGCTCGACAACTTCGCGAAGGACTGCGTGGCCCGCGGCGACGCCTGCACGCTGCCCGGTTCGACGGTCGCCGAGATCGAGGCCTTCATCACCGGGCTGCTCGCCGAGCTCGACAAGAAGCCGATCCCCGGCATCGGCGACCGCGAGCTCACCCAGACGCAGGCCACCAACGGCATCGCCCAGGCCCTGTACTCCAAGGAGTTCTGGCAGTACCTGGAGCAGGGCCTGGACTCGGCCGACGGCGGCGACGGGGCGCTGCTGCTCGCCCTCTCCGACTCCATGAACGGGCGGGACCAGAACGGCAGTTACAGCAACATCCAGGCGGCGAACGCGGCCATCAACTGCGTCGACTTCAAGGAGCGCTACACGCTGGGCCAGGCCAAGGAGCGGCTCCCGGAGTTCCGGGAGGCCTCGGCCGTCTTCGGCGACTTCATGGGCTGGGCGCTGGCGAGTTGCTCCCAGTGGCCGGTCCCCGGCACCTGGGAGCACCCGGACGTCTCCGCCCCCGGGGCCGCCCCCATCCTCGTGCTCGGCACGACCGGCGACCCGGCGACCCCGTACGAGGGCGCCCGGGCGATGGCGGAGGCGCTGGGCAAGGGCGTCGGCGTGGAGCTGACGTACGAGGGCGAGGGCCACGGCGCGTACAACAGCGGCAACGCGTGCGTGCAGGAGACGGTCAACGCGTACTTCCTGGAGGGGAAGGTGCCGGCCTCCGGGACCGTCTGCAGGTAGCCCGCGGACCGGCGCCTAGGATGGCGGTTTTCGGGTCCGGATCACGGGGGTTGTCTTGGTTCTACGGATACGGGTGGCGGCCGCGGCGGCCGTCACCGGACTACTGCTCACCGGCTGCACGAGCACCGACGCCGGCAACGGCAACGGCACCGACACTCCCCGTACGACCCCGCCCGCCGCGGACGCCAAGCCCGGCGAGGCCCCGGCTCTCCCCGCCTCCCTCACCGGGCAGCAGCCTCAGTGGAAGCGCTGCAAGGCCCCCGAGGGCGGCGAGCGGCCCGGCGCGGACTGGCGCTGCGCGAGCGTCCGGGTCCCCCTCGACTACGCGAAGCCCGACGGCGAGACGATCCCGGTCGCGCTGATCCGCAAGGAGGCCCGCGACAAGAGCAGGCGGATCGGCTCGCTGCTCTTCAACTTCGGCGGCCCCGGCGCCTCGGGTGTCGACATCCTGCCGCGCGCCGCCACCGAGTACGGGAAGCTCAACGGCCGTTACGACCTGGTCGGCTTCGACCCCCGGGGCGTCGAGCGGAGCAGCGGCGTGGTGTGCCGGGACGACGCCGAGCAGGCCGCCGCGGAGGCCTCGGTCGACCTCACCCCGGACACGGCGGCCGAGGAGGCCGCGTACCTCAAGGACGGCACCGACTTCGGCGCCGGGTGCGCCCGCCGCTCCGGCACGGTCATCGCGCACACGACGACGAGCAACACCGCCCGCGACCTGGACCTGGTCCGGCACGTCCTCGGCGACGAGAAGCTGAACTACTTCGGTATCTCCTACGGCACCCAGCTCGGCGCCGCCTACGCCCATCTCTTCCCCCGGAACGTCGGCCGGACCGTCCTCGACGCCGTCGTCGACCCGACCGCCGACAGCACGGGCCACGCCCGCAACCAGACGATCGGCTTCCAGCGGGCCCTGGACAACTACCTGAAGAGCACCGGCGAGGGCTCGAAGAAGGGCACGGCACGGATCGTCCGGCTCCTGGAGCAGCTGGACCGGGAGCCGCTGCCCGTCGGCGACCGGAAGCTGACCGACGGCCTGGCGCTGACGGGTATCGCGATCACGCTCTACTCGCAGAGCAACTGGTCCCTGCTGACCTCCGCCCTGGAGCAGGCCGAGCGCGGCGACGGCACCGAGCTGCTGCGCCTCGCCGACTGGTACAACGACCGGGACGAGAACGGTCACTACTCCACGCAGTCCCACTCCCAGCGGGCGATCTCCTGCGCCGACTCCTCGGAGCGGCCCACGGCCGCGCAGGCGAAGGCCCTGCTGCCGGAGTTCCGGGGGCTCTCCCCGGTCTTCGGCCCTTTCCTCGCCTGGGACACGGCAGGCTGGTGCGCGAACTGGCCGGTCAAGGGCGAGCACGCGAACCCGGACGCGAGCGCGCCCGGAGCCGGCCCGATCCTGGTCGTGGGTACGACGGGTGACCCGGCGACCCCGTTCGAGGGCGCCGAGCGGATGGCGAAGGAGCTCGGCAAGGGCGTCGGCATCCTGCTCGGCAACGAGGGCGAGGGGCACGGCGCGTACGGCACGTCGTCCTGCGTGACGGGGACGATCGACGCGTATCTCCTGGACGGCAAGGTCCCCGCGTACGGCACGACCTGCTCCAGCGGGTCGGCCCGCAGCGGGGCATGAGCAGAAGGGGCCCGGACCTGAGGTCAGGTCCGGGCCCCTTCTCACAGAGACACGTATGCGGGTCTAGTAGACCGGCTTCTCGGGCTCGATCTGGTTCACCCAGCCGATGACGCCGCCGCCGACGTGCACCGCGTCCGCGAAGCCCGCGGACTTGAGCACGGCGAGGACTTCCGCACTGCGGACACCCGTCTTGCAGTGCAAGACGATGCGCTTGTCCTGCGGGAGGTCCTGGAGGGCGTTGCCCATCAGGAACTCGTTCTTGGGGATCAGCTTGGCGCCGGGGATGGAGACGATCTCGTACTCGTTGACCTCGCGGACATCGATGATCTCGATCTTCTCGTCCGCGTCGATCCACTCCTTGAGCTGCTTGGGAGTGATCGTCGAGCCGAGCGCCGCCTCCTGGGCCTCCTCGGACACGACGCCGCAGAAGGCCTCGTAGTCGATGAGCTCGGTGAGGGTCGGGTTCTCGCCGCAGACCGCGCAGTTCGGGTCCTTGCGGACCTTGACCTGGCGGTACTGCATCTCCAGGGCGTCGTAGATCATCAGCCGGCCGACCAGCGGGTCGCCGACGCCGGCCAGGACCTTGATGGCCTCGGTGACCTGGATGGAGCCGATGGACGCGCAGAGCACGCCCAGGACGCCGCCCTCGGCGCAGGAGGGGACCATGCCCGGCGGCGGGGGCTCCGGGTAGAGGCAGCGGTAGCAGGGGCCGTACTCGGACCAGAAGACGGAGGCCTGGCCGTCGAAGCGGTAGATCGAACCCCAGACGTACGGCTTGTTCAGCAGCACGCACGCGTCGTTGACGAGGTAGCGCGTGGCGAAGTTGTCCGTGCCGTCGACGATCAGGTCGTACTGGCTGAAGATGTCCATCACGTTCTCGGCCTCGAGCCGCTCTTCGTGGAGGATCACGTTCACGTACGGGTTGATGCCGAGGACCGAGTCCTTGGCGGACTCCGCCTTGGAGCGGCCGATGTCGGACTGGCTGTGGATGATCTGGCGCTGCAGGTTCGACTCGTCGACCTCGTCGAACTCCACGATGCCGAGCGTGCCCACACCGGCCGCGGCCAGGTACATCAGGGCCGGCGAGCCGAGGCCGCCGGCGCCCACACACAGCACCTTCGCGTTCTTCAGCCGCTTCTGCCCGTCCATCCCGACATCCGGGATGATCAGGTGGCGGGAGTACCTGCGGACCTCGTCTACGGTGAGCTCGGCAGCCGGCTCGACCAGGGGTGGCAGCGACACGGGGGCTCCGTTGGTCGGTATGTCAGTACGGTTGTTCTCCCCGTAACACTGCCACGCCCCTTCTCATTCCGAGACACCCGGTCCAATGCGCGAGACGATTTCGTCCCAGTAGCCGGGCAGAGTTTGAAATGGGTCGGTTTGTCCGGCGTGCTCCGTGTGGGCGGAGCGGTCGGTGAAGAAGATCGTCCCCGCTCCCTGCCAGCGGGCGATCCGCATCGCCTCGTCGAGATGGCTGCGGGGCACCCCGTGGACGAGATGGACGAACTTCTCCGGCGGGTGATCGGCCGTCCACTCCGCCACCTGTGACCAGCGATAGTCCGCCCACGGCCCGGAGAACGTGACCAGCTGGTCGGCGGTCTCGGCATAGCCCGGATACGGGTGGGTGCCATGGCCCAGGACGAGGTGGGCCTCGCCGTCGAGCACCGCCTCCAGGGTGGCC harbors:
- a CDS encoding alpha/beta hydrolase, yielding MPISAAQRAALLTATTVLLAAGCAGCSDGGGEGGAADSPTDLAGLAAQELEWSACPPPSAAEGGGTAPSPLPGGAAWECAFMDAPLDYEKPGGETIELALIRAPARDQSRRIGSLIYNFGGPGGSGITGLPSFAPAYEKLRSRYDLVSFDPRGVGRSEDVECATDKELDAYYALDFTPDDAAEERTLSDAQKKYAAGCEKDSGTVLPHVGTSNAARDLDLMRQVLGDDKLHYFGISYGTELGGVYAHLFPEKVGRALFDAVVDPNSSTEDGALGQARGFQLALDNFAKDCVARGDACTLPGSTVAEIEAFITGLLAELDKKPIPGIGDRELTQTQATNGIAQALYSKEFWQYLEQGLDSADGGDGALLLALSDSMNGRDQNGSYSNIQAANAAINCVDFKERYTLGQAKERLPEFREASAVFGDFMGWALASCSQWPVPGTWEHPDVSAPGAAPILVLGTTGDPATPYEGARAMAEALGKGVGVELTYEGEGHGAYNSGNACVQETVNAYFLEGKVPASGTVCR
- a CDS encoding alpha/beta hydrolase, giving the protein MVLRIRVAAAAAVTGLLLTGCTSTDAGNGNGTDTPRTTPPAADAKPGEAPALPASLTGQQPQWKRCKAPEGGERPGADWRCASVRVPLDYAKPDGETIPVALIRKEARDKSRRIGSLLFNFGGPGASGVDILPRAATEYGKLNGRYDLVGFDPRGVERSSGVVCRDDAEQAAAEASVDLTPDTAAEEAAYLKDGTDFGAGCARRSGTVIAHTTTSNTARDLDLVRHVLGDEKLNYFGISYGTQLGAAYAHLFPRNVGRTVLDAVVDPTADSTGHARNQTIGFQRALDNYLKSTGEGSKKGTARIVRLLEQLDREPLPVGDRKLTDGLALTGIAITLYSQSNWSLLTSALEQAERGDGTELLRLADWYNDRDENGHYSTQSHSQRAISCADSSERPTAAQAKALLPEFRGLSPVFGPFLAWDTAGWCANWPVKGEHANPDASAPGAGPILVVGTTGDPATPFEGAERMAKELGKGVGILLGNEGEGHGAYGTSSCVTGTIDAYLLDGKVPAYGTTCSSGSARSGA
- the moeZ gene encoding adenylyltransferase/sulfurtransferase MoeZ; the protein is MSLPPLVEPAAELTVDEVRRYSRHLIIPDVGMDGQKRLKNAKVLCVGAGGLGSPALMYLAAAGVGTLGIVEFDEVDESNLQRQIIHSQSDIGRSKAESAKDSVLGINPYVNVILHEERLEAENVMDIFSQYDLIVDGTDNFATRYLVNDACVLLNKPYVWGSIYRFDGQASVFWSEYGPCYRCLYPEPPPPGMVPSCAEGGVLGVLCASIGSIQVTEAIKVLAGVGDPLVGRLMIYDALEMQYRQVKVRKDPNCAVCGENPTLTELIDYEAFCGVVSEEAQEAALGSTITPKQLKEWIDADEKIEIIDVREVNEYEIVSIPGAKLIPKNEFLMGNALQDLPQDKRIVLHCKTGVRSAEVLAVLKSAGFADAVHVGGGVIGWVNQIEPEKPVY